Proteins encoded together in one Candidatus Bathyarchaeota archaeon window:
- the ilvB gene encoding biosynthetic-type acetolactate synthase large subunit, translating into MEEISGAEALLEALRREKVDTIFGIPGGAILPVYDELYDSDIRHILCRHEQSAAHMADGYARASGKPGVCFATSGPGASNLVTGIATAYMDSSPLVAVTGQVPKAMIGKDSFQEIDIIGITTPITKHNFQPMRAAEIPRIVKAAFYIAATGRPGPVLIDIPKDVQTEKDSIAFPNEVKLRGYNPHIPLRMDEVKRAVRLLYESKKPVILAGGGVKSSNAFSELHELSEMLQAPVATTLMGKGAFPENHPLSLGIVGMHGTPEANRLTIEADVILAIGIRFSDRTTGNVEEFCVDSKIIHIDIDEAEIEKNRYVDVAIIGDAKEALKTIIEGLRSIGIAEKKEWRERILAIKEHYKERNMDEHFKLTPPLVLKTLRRVLPEDAIITTEVGQNQMWAALHFKVFKPRTFISSGGLGTMGFGFPAAIGAKVAVPDVPVVDVAGDGSFCMTENSLSTAVAEKVPVIVLILNNERLGMVAQWQRLFYGRRYSAVELRNPDFVKLAESYGAQGWRVADINELENALSQALVSEIPSVIDVPISPEEDVMPMVPPGKGLAETMGVT; encoded by the coding sequence TTGGAGGAAATCTCTGGCGCTGAGGCCTTGCTGGAGGCTTTAAGGAGGGAGAAAGTAGATACTATATTCGGGATCCCAGGCGGAGCCATACTCCCCGTATACGATGAGCTGTACGATTCGGATATAAGACATATACTCTGCAGGCATGAACAATCTGCAGCCCACATGGCTGATGGGTATGCGAGGGCTTCCGGTAAGCCAGGGGTGTGCTTCGCCACCTCTGGTCCCGGGGCCTCAAACCTTGTAACCGGGATAGCTACGGCCTACATGGACTCTTCCCCACTAGTGGCTGTGACGGGCCAGGTTCCCAAGGCCATGATAGGAAAAGATTCATTTCAAGAGATAGATATCATAGGCATTACTACCCCAATAACCAAGCATAACTTTCAGCCCATGAGGGCTGCGGAGATCCCAAGGATAGTTAAGGCAGCGTTCTACATAGCAGCTACGGGCAGGCCTGGACCTGTTTTGATAGATATACCCAAAGATGTCCAGACGGAAAAGGATAGCATCGCATTTCCAAACGAGGTTAAGCTAAGGGGATATAATCCCCACATCCCATTAAGGATGGACGAGGTTAAGAGGGCTGTTAGACTGCTCTACGAGTCTAAGAAGCCTGTGATATTGGCGGGGGGAGGGGTTAAGAGCTCCAACGCCTTCAGCGAATTACATGAATTAAGCGAGATGCTGCAAGCACCGGTAGCCACCACTTTGATGGGCAAGGGTGCCTTCCCTGAGAATCATCCCTTATCCTTAGGGATAGTGGGTATGCACGGCACCCCTGAGGCGAACAGGTTAACTATAGAGGCGGATGTAATCCTAGCGATCGGCATAAGGTTCTCGGATAGAACCACAGGAAACGTAGAGGAATTCTGCGTCGATTCAAAGATAATTCACATCGATATAGACGAAGCTGAAATAGAGAAGAATAGATACGTGGATGTGGCAATAATAGGTGATGCTAAAGAAGCCCTCAAGACCATAATCGAGGGACTGAGAAGTATCGGTATTGCCGAGAAAAAGGAGTGGAGGGAAAGAATTCTCGCCATAAAAGAACATTATAAGGAGAGGAATATGGATGAACATTTTAAACTTACGCCCCCGCTAGTTTTGAAGACTCTCAGGAGGGTACTCCCCGAAGATGCTATAATCACGACGGAAGTGGGTCAGAACCAGATGTGGGCTGCCTTACATTTCAAGGTCTTCAAACCTAGAACCTTCATAAGCTCTGGGGGCTTGGGGACTATGGGCTTCGGTTTTCCGGCTGCGATAGGTGCGAAAGTAGCTGTCCCCGATGTGCCGGTAGTAGATGTAGCGGGGGATGGAAGCTTCTGTATGACTGAGAACTCCCTCTCCACGGCTGTAGCGGAGAAGGTTCCGGTTATAGTGTTGATCCTTAACAATGAGAGGCTCGGAATGGTCGCCCAATGGCAGAGGCTATTCTATGGAAGAAGGTATTCAGCCGTCGAGCTAAGAAACCCGGATTTCGTCAAGCTCGCAGAATCCTATGGAGCCCAGGGTTGGAGGGTGGCTGATATAAATGAATTAGAGAATGCCTTAAGTCAGGCATTAGTAAGCGAGATCCCATCCGTGATCGACGTCCCAATCTCACCTGAGGAGGACGTTATGCCTATGGTTCCTCCAGGTAAAGGATTAGCCGAGACCATGGGGGTTACGTAG
- a CDS encoding isocitrate/isopropylmalate dehydrogenase family protein — protein MPFRLALIPGDGVGPEITEATLKVLEAVEAKYNIHFEIRTVEAGDNCLAERGVALPVETVEAIRVSDACLKGPVGESAADVIVRLRQMFNLYANVRPAKSYPRCNPLREGVDLVIVRENTEDLYKGYEFEICDVAVGLRIISLQASQRIARFAFQLASARGRLGKVTSVHKANVLRKTCGLFARVCREVAGDFPSIIFEEMYVDAAAMNLIRRPEAFDVIVTTNMFGDILSDEAAQVVGGLGMAPSANIGEDKALFEPVHGSAPDIAGRQKANPFSMILSAKMMMEWLSEKFREIKCKEAAEGIEEACIKALEMGTVTPDLGGKLKTGQVGEKVAELILSQAS, from the coding sequence ATGCCCTTTAGGTTGGCCCTGATACCGGGAGATGGGGTAGGACCTGAAATAACAGAGGCAACCCTGAAAGTTTTGGAGGCCGTGGAGGCAAAATACAACATTCACTTCGAGATAAGAACAGTGGAGGCGGGAGACAACTGTCTAGCCGAGCGTGGAGTAGCACTCCCGGTGGAGACGGTGGAGGCCATAAGGGTCTCGGACGCATGCCTGAAGGGGCCAGTGGGGGAGAGCGCTGCGGATGTAATAGTTAGATTAAGGCAGATGTTTAACCTGTATGCGAATGTAAGGCCCGCCAAGAGCTACCCTAGATGTAATCCTTTGAGGGAAGGAGTGGACCTGGTGATAGTTAGGGAGAACACCGAAGACCTCTATAAAGGTTATGAGTTCGAAATCTGCGATGTGGCTGTGGGTTTGAGGATCATATCCCTTCAAGCATCCCAGCGCATCGCCCGTTTCGCGTTCCAGCTCGCCTCCGCGAGGGGCAGGCTCGGGAAAGTGACATCTGTGCATAAGGCGAATGTCCTAAGGAAGACCTGCGGCCTCTTCGCCAGGGTGTGCAGGGAGGTAGCCGGAGATTTTCCATCCATTATTTTTGAGGAGATGTACGTGGACGCGGCAGCCATGAACCTCATTAGGAGACCCGAAGCCTTCGATGTGATCGTGACCACAAACATGTTCGGGGACATCCTCTCAGATGAGGCCGCCCAGGTTGTGGGGGGACTTGGCATGGCCCCCTCAGCGAACATAGGCGAAGACAAAGCGCTCTTCGAACCCGTCCACGGATCTGCACCAGACATTGCCGGGAGACAGAAGGCAAACCCCTTCTCCATGATTCTATCGGCGAAGATGATGATGGAATGGCTCTCAGAAAAGTTTAGAGAGATTAAATGTAAAGAGGCCGCGGAAGGCATCGAGGAGGCCTGCATAAAGGCCTTGGAGATGGGCACCGTCACCCCAGATCTAGGAGGTAAGCTTAAAACTGGGCAGGTGGGGGAGAAGGTGGCCGAGCTGATTCTGAGCCAGGCCTCCTAA
- the ilvC gene encoding ketol-acid reductoisomerase, with translation MVKIYLDDDASLTPLEGKKVAVIGYGSQGRAQALNMRDSGVSVIVGVRKGGDSWRIAERDGFKPLEIAEAAEEGDIVHILIPDMAQPEVYRSHIEKHLDKGKTLGFSHGFNIHYNLIKPPKEVDVVMVAPKSPGVRLRETYLNGFGVPALIAVANDYTGKAKDVVLALAKALGCTKAGVLETTFKDETESDLIGEQTVLVGGLMELIKSGFEVLVEMGYPPELAYFEACNEAKLIMDLIYERGLVGMLRGVSDTAKFGGITIGPKIIDEHVKNNMREAARDVRSGKFAEEWIKTYREDPNFIAKSLKNLELHELEKIGALIRKISGLEKPSSTS, from the coding sequence ATGGTTAAGATATATTTAGATGACGATGCAAGTCTGACCCCTTTAGAGGGTAAGAAGGTAGCTGTAATAGGTTACGGAAGCCAGGGGAGAGCCCAAGCCTTGAACATGCGGGATTCAGGCGTGAGCGTAATAGTGGGGGTTAGAAAGGGGGGAGACTCATGGAGAATTGCCGAGAGGGATGGATTCAAACCTCTGGAGATAGCTGAAGCCGCTGAGGAGGGGGATATAGTCCACATCCTGATCCCAGACATGGCCCAGCCGGAGGTTTACAGGAGCCATATTGAAAAACACTTGGATAAAGGCAAAACCTTGGGGTTCTCCCACGGCTTCAATATTCATTATAATCTGATAAAGCCTCCGAAGGAAGTGGATGTCGTTATGGTTGCCCCTAAAAGTCCAGGGGTAAGGCTTAGGGAGACTTACTTAAATGGATTCGGCGTACCCGCTCTGATAGCCGTAGCCAACGATTATACTGGAAAAGCTAAAGACGTGGTTTTAGCCTTGGCCAAGGCCCTGGGATGCACTAAAGCAGGTGTATTGGAGACGACGTTCAAGGATGAGACTGAAAGCGACTTAATAGGCGAGCAGACGGTCCTCGTGGGAGGCCTCATGGAGCTTATAAAGTCCGGCTTCGAGGTGTTGGTTGAGATGGGATATCCCCCGGAGCTGGCGTATTTCGAGGCCTGCAACGAGGCCAAGCTGATAATGGACCTTATATATGAGAGGGGGCTGGTGGGAATGCTGAGGGGCGTATCGGACACCGCCAAGTTTGGAGGAATAACCATTGGACCGAAGATTATAGACGAACATGTAAAAAATAATATGCGTGAAGCAGCAAGGGATGTGAGATCGGGGAAGTTCGCAGAAGAATGGATTAAAACCTACAGGGAAGATCCAAACTTTATAGCTAAATCCCTGAAGAACCTTGAACTACATGAATTAGAGAAGATTGGCGCACTCATAAGGAAAATCTCGGGATTGGAAAAGCCATCCTCCACATCTTAA
- a CDS encoding 3-isopropylmalate dehydratase large subunit, producing the protein MNVFEKILARASGLREVAPGEIVEAEIDLAMVHDLTAPLTIKAFQEIGLSKVWDPDRIIVIFDHLVPANTVKTAELHREIRAFVAKHGIKNFYDVGRGGICHQVMLENGLVKPGQLVVGADSHTCTYGALGAFSTGIGSTEMAAVFATGKLWFKVPEALKVELTGRLRKYVTSKDVILYLIGKIGVNGANYMGVEFTGPGLRGLSISDRATMCNMVIEAGAKAGIASPDKLVKEYLEFIGGGPIDLIGSDDDSLYRSEIAIELSEMEPVVACPSSVDNVKPVAEVEGVEIDQVFIGSCTNGRIEDLRLAAQLLRGRRIDPRVRLIVIPASTRTYLQALREGLLNIFVEAGGLVGNPNCGPCLGGHMGLMADGETCLSTSNRNFIGRMGSPKADIYLASPATAAVSALRGVITDPRGIDQI; encoded by the coding sequence TTGAACGTATTCGAGAAGATATTGGCTAGAGCATCAGGGCTTCGGGAGGTGGCGCCTGGAGAGATAGTGGAGGCGGAGATCGATCTAGCCATGGTCCATGATTTAACGGCTCCCCTAACCATTAAGGCCTTCCAAGAGATAGGCCTCAGCAAGGTCTGGGATCCGGATAGAATAATAGTGATATTCGACCATCTAGTTCCCGCGAACACCGTTAAGACGGCTGAGCTTCACAGGGAGATACGGGCCTTCGTAGCAAAACATGGAATTAAAAATTTTTATGATGTGGGAAGGGGTGGAATATGCCATCAAGTCATGCTCGAGAACGGCCTTGTAAAACCTGGACAATTGGTCGTTGGGGCGGACTCCCATACATGTACATATGGGGCGTTGGGCGCCTTCAGCACCGGGATCGGATCAACAGAGATGGCTGCGGTATTCGCAACCGGAAAATTGTGGTTTAAAGTGCCTGAAGCCTTAAAGGTCGAGTTGACAGGCCGTCTGAGGAAATACGTAACATCCAAAGACGTCATACTTTATCTGATCGGTAAGATAGGGGTGAATGGAGCCAATTATATGGGGGTCGAGTTCACAGGCCCAGGCTTAAGAGGCCTCTCAATAAGCGATAGGGCAACCATGTGCAACATGGTCATCGAAGCCGGGGCGAAGGCTGGGATAGCATCCCCCGATAAACTGGTAAAAGAGTATTTAGAATTCATAGGCGGCGGCCCAATCGATCTAATAGGAAGCGACGATGACTCGCTATATCGAAGCGAGATCGCTATAGAGTTAAGTGAGATGGAACCCGTCGTGGCCTGTCCCTCTTCAGTGGACAATGTAAAGCCGGTAGCTGAGGTTGAAGGCGTAGAGATCGACCAAGTATTCATAGGATCCTGCACCAATGGAAGGATAGAGGACTTGAGGCTGGCAGCCCAGCTCCTGAGGGGTCGTAGGATAGATCCAAGGGTCAGGCTGATCGTCATACCCGCCTCGACCAGAACATATCTACAAGCTTTAAGGGAAGGCCTCTTAAACATATTTGTGGAGGCGGGCGGGCTGGTGGGTAATCCTAATTGCGGGCCATGCCTTGGGGGCCATATGGGATTAATGGCTGATGGTGAGACCTGTTTAAGCACCTCCAATAGGAACTTCATCGGTAGGATGGGCAGCCCTAAAGCGGATATATACCTGGCCTCCCCTGCGACTGCAGCGGTATCGGCTTTGAGAGGTGTAATAACGGATCCGAGGGGGATTGACCAGATTTGA
- the ilvN gene encoding acetolactate synthase small subunit — protein sequence MTLISTIVEHKPGVLFRVSNMFRRRGFNIESISVGPTEHPDLARMTIMIRGDEKLAGQVVKQLRKLIDVISVQLLEEEQTVQRELALVKIRVENPEIRREIMDYTNIFRGRIVDVAPNSLIVEITGTPDKMDAFINLIRRFGILELSRTGITALSRGEATIIKTVRAV from the coding sequence ATGACTTTGATCTCCACAATAGTAGAGCACAAGCCAGGCGTATTATTCCGAGTCTCTAATATGTTCAGGCGTAGAGGATTCAACATCGAAAGCATATCGGTGGGCCCGACTGAGCACCCCGATCTCGCAAGGATGACTATCATGATAAGAGGGGATGAGAAGCTTGCAGGTCAAGTCGTTAAGCAGCTCAGGAAGCTTATAGATGTGATCTCCGTTCAGTTACTCGAAGAGGAGCAGACCGTTCAGAGAGAACTGGCCTTAGTGAAGATTCGAGTAGAAAACCCTGAGATTAGGAGGGAGATCATGGACTACACTAACATATTCAGAGGTAGGATAGTGGATGTGGCTCCAAACTCCCTCATTGTGGAGATAACCGGTACTCCTGATAAAATGGACGCTTTCATAAACTTGATCAGGAGATTCGGCATCTTGGAGTTATCTAGAACGGGAATTACAGCCCTCTCCAGAGGTGAAGCGACAATTATAAAAACTGTTAGAGCCGTATGA
- a CDS encoding 3-isopropylmalate dehydratase small subunit, whose product MILEGYAVKLGDNIDTDVIIPGRYLILTEPEELAIHVFEGVYPGFHEKARKGVILVAGENFGCGSSREHAPIALKSAGVKCIIAKSYARIFYRNAVNIGLPLLESPEAPSKVDEGDLLKVDLIEGSIVNVSKGLRVAANPFPELIREIILSGGLIPYLKARFSGDAL is encoded by the coding sequence TTGATCCTGGAGGGATACGCGGTAAAGCTAGGCGATAACATAGATACAGACGTCATCATTCCAGGCAGATACCTAATCTTGACGGAGCCTGAGGAGCTAGCCATCCACGTGTTCGAGGGGGTTTACCCTGGATTCCATGAAAAAGCCAGAAAAGGGGTCATATTGGTGGCAGGGGAAAATTTCGGATGCGGCTCAAGTAGGGAGCACGCCCCTATAGCCCTGAAATCGGCGGGGGTTAAATGCATAATCGCCAAGTCCTATGCTAGAATATTTTATAGAAATGCCGTAAATATAGGCTTGCCTTTACTCGAGTCGCCGGAGGCCCCCTCCAAGGTGGATGAGGGCGACCTCTTAAAGGTTGATCTCATTGAAGGCTCCATAGTTAACGTTTCCAAGGGATTGAGAGTGGCTGCTAATCCGTTCCCGGAGCTTATCCGAGAAATAATTCTCAGCGGAGGGCTAATACCTTACTTGAAGGCGAGGTTCAGCGGAGATGCCCTTTAG